A window of the Streptomyces sp. NBC_01351 genome harbors these coding sequences:
- a CDS encoding flavin reductase family protein, protein METLKSVLSSFCTGVAVITACEGDGRPVGMAVQSFSSVSLDPPLVCFCPARTSTTWPKIRAAGAFAVNILAADQQELCRRFAVTGGDKFAGVPWRPGGNGAPLLDGVLASVECDLEDVLDGGDHEIALGRVTALTAHRAGEPPLLYFRRAYGRLPSSPRSPRPAASASMSSSMAAARSRSEA, encoded by the coding sequence GTGGAGACCCTCAAGTCGGTCCTCTCCAGCTTCTGCACCGGCGTCGCCGTCATCACGGCATGCGAAGGCGACGGCCGTCCCGTCGGAATGGCCGTGCAGTCGTTCTCATCGGTTTCGCTGGACCCGCCGCTGGTCTGCTTCTGTCCGGCCCGTACCTCGACCACCTGGCCGAAGATCCGGGCCGCCGGCGCCTTCGCCGTCAACATCCTGGCCGCCGACCAGCAGGAACTGTGCCGCCGGTTCGCCGTGACCGGCGGGGACAAGTTCGCCGGCGTCCCCTGGCGTCCGGGTGGAAACGGCGCGCCCCTGCTCGACGGAGTCCTCGCGAGCGTCGAGTGCGATCTGGAGGACGTGCTGGACGGCGGCGACCACGAGATCGCCCTCGGCAGGGTCACCGCCCTGACCGCGCACCGCGCCGGCGAGCCGCCGCTGCTCTACTTCCGGCGCGCCTACGGGCGCTTGCCGAGCTCGCCGCGCTCGCCCCGCCCGGCGGCCAGTGCCTCGATGTCCTCCAGCATGGCGGCCGCGAGGTCGCGCTCGGAGGCGTAG
- a CDS encoding VWA domain-containing protein encodes MTRSAINLRKVEEAAPALVSLYKSAGVSLRKHGMEDGRAAVYLVLDYSGSMKPYYADGSVQALADRVLGLSAHLDDDARVPVVFFSTEVDAVEEISLVGHEGRVTEIASRLGHMGKTAYHAAMDAVIDHYQDSGSTLPALVVFQTDGGPINKLAAEKYLCKAAPLPLFWQFVGFGNTRSSQFDFLRRLDELPVPERRVVDNAGYFHAGLDPRTVPDAELYDRLVGEFPAWLAAARGAGIVRS; translated from the coding sequence ATGACGCGCAGTGCGATAAACCTCCGCAAGGTCGAAGAAGCGGCTCCGGCGCTCGTGAGTCTCTACAAGAGCGCCGGGGTCTCGCTGCGCAAACACGGCATGGAGGACGGGCGCGCCGCCGTCTACCTCGTACTGGACTACTCGGGGTCCATGAAGCCGTACTACGCGGACGGCAGCGTGCAGGCCCTCGCCGACCGGGTGCTGGGCCTGTCCGCGCACCTGGACGACGACGCCCGCGTACCGGTGGTGTTCTTCTCCACCGAGGTCGACGCGGTGGAGGAGATCTCCCTCGTCGGGCACGAGGGCCGGGTCACCGAGATCGCCTCCCGCCTCGGCCACATGGGCAAGACGGCCTACCACGCGGCGATGGACGCGGTGATCGACCACTACCAGGACTCGGGTTCGACGCTGCCCGCCCTCGTCGTCTTCCAGACCGACGGTGGGCCGATCAACAAGCTCGCCGCGGAGAAGTACCTGTGCAAGGCGGCCCCCCTCCCCCTCTTCTGGCAGTTCGTCGGCTTCGGCAACACCCGCAGCTCGCAGTTCGACTTCCTGCGCCGACTCGACGAACTGCCCGTCCCGGAGCGCCGCGTGGTGGACAACGCGGGCTACTTCCACGCGGGCCTGGACCCGCGCACCGTCCCGGACGCGGAGCTGTACGACCGCCTCGTCGGCGAGTTCCCGGCCTGGCTGGCGGCGGCGCGCGGCGCGGGCATCGTACGGAGCTGA
- a CDS encoding alpha/beta hydrolase, producing MTRDQLSPEARRWCDAMTAGFPGPGDAAALRAAASVPGPPGPAVASVHDTVASGVPVRVYDPEPGSGNRPLVVFLHGGGWVMCGLDTHDALCRTLAAASGAVVISADYRLAPEHPWPAAPDDALAVLLWARAQAPSLGCDPDRIVMAGDSSGGNLAAVTALRAPELIAGQLLFYPPLDASMASASVEAYGKGYFHTAAHMAWYWDQYGGDPAHPHVSPLHAPDLSGLPPALIVLADCDVLRDEGLGYGRRLAAAGVHCTVQLHPGVFHGFLGLPLPAGGAALAAAAAWVAALE from the coding sequence ATGACCCGTGACCAGCTCTCACCCGAGGCCAGGCGCTGGTGCGACGCGATGACGGCGGGTTTCCCGGGCCCGGGAGACGCGGCGGCCCTGCGGGCGGCGGCGTCCGTCCCCGGCCCGCCGGGCCCGGCCGTCGCCTCGGTCCACGACACGGTCGCCTCCGGCGTCCCGGTCCGGGTCTACGACCCCGAGCCGGGCTCCGGAAACCGTCCCCTGGTCGTCTTCCTCCACGGGGGCGGCTGGGTGATGTGCGGCCTCGACACCCACGACGCGCTCTGCCGCACCCTGGCGGCGGCCTCCGGAGCGGTGGTCATCTCCGCGGACTACCGGCTCGCCCCGGAACACCCCTGGCCGGCGGCGCCGGACGACGCGCTGGCCGTACTGCTGTGGGCCCGGGCGCAGGCGCCCTCGCTGGGCTGCGACCCCGACCGGATCGTCATGGCGGGGGACTCCAGCGGCGGAAACCTGGCCGCCGTCACCGCCCTGCGGGCACCCGAACTCATCGCGGGCCAGCTGCTGTTCTACCCACCGCTCGACGCGTCCATGGCCTCGGCCTCGGTGGAGGCGTACGGGAAGGGCTACTTCCACACCGCCGCCCACATGGCCTGGTACTGGGACCAGTACGGCGGCGACCCGGCGCACCCGCACGTCTCCCCGCTCCACGCCCCCGACCTGTCGGGCCTGCCGCCCGCGCTGATCGTCCTCGCGGACTGCGACGTGCTGCGCGACGAGGGCCTCGGGTACGGGCGCCGGCTGGCGGCGGCGGGCGTGCACTGCACGGTCCAGCTCCACCCGGGCGTCTTCCACGGCTTCCTGGGACTACCGCTCCCGGCCGGGGGCGCCGCACTGGCGGCGGCCGCGGCCTGGGTGGCGGCGCTGGAGTAA
- a CDS encoding DUF2568 domain-containing protein — translation MTSFLRVFFGVNDVLAFLLELAALAALAWWGYTRDIGRVWSIGLAVAAPVAAGVLWGAFAAPKAAYAVPLVAQLGVKAVVFGSAALALYAVGWRTGALWFGGIVLVNTALATYHRTRG, via the coding sequence ATGACTTCCTTCCTGCGGGTCTTCTTCGGCGTCAACGACGTCCTGGCCTTCCTCCTCGAACTCGCGGCCCTCGCCGCGCTGGCCTGGTGGGGGTACACCCGGGACATCGGCCGGGTCTGGTCCATCGGGCTCGCCGTGGCCGCCCCGGTCGCCGCCGGCGTGCTGTGGGGTGCCTTCGCCGCACCCAAGGCCGCCTACGCCGTTCCGCTCGTCGCCCAGCTCGGTGTCAAGGCGGTGGTGTTCGGGTCCGCCGCCCTCGCGCTGTACGCGGTCGGGTGGCGGACCGGAGCCCTGTGGTTCGGCGGGATCGTGCTCGTGAACACCGCCCTGGCGACCTATCACCGCACGCGCGGCTGA
- a CDS encoding LLM class flavin-dependent oxidoreductase, protein MKFSMIFEAQLVDPTPERERQVIHDCVEQAVLAEEMGFDRIWAVEHHSLTQYAHMSASEIFLTWVAARTQKIRIGHGVVTMPFGYQHPVRVAERAAMLDVLSGGRVDIGAGRGATRQEMSMYGVKPEDTYPQMEEALRIFSAAWREPEFEWHGSIDIGPGAILPRPVQDPHPPLFMACSKHDTLKLAAELGIGALVMGFAGADDVRAMRKVYDEAIATRTGERLVSSEVNDHLSALCPTIVLDDAERALRLGTRGQRFFAESIAHWYGNAPAPTGYAEDEDHVGALAKGRDELVAKLHEANIPARPVDTGTYNAEHAYGSAETAIAYVEQLREIGVDEVMCLIQMGTVPQEACLETIRQWGEKVIPHFRALEQEA, encoded by the coding sequence GTGAAGTTCTCGATGATCTTCGAGGCCCAGCTCGTCGACCCGACCCCGGAGCGCGAGCGCCAGGTCATCCACGACTGCGTCGAACAGGCCGTCCTCGCCGAGGAGATGGGCTTCGACCGGATCTGGGCCGTCGAACACCACTCGCTGACCCAGTACGCCCACATGAGCGCCTCCGAGATCTTCCTGACCTGGGTCGCCGCCCGGACGCAGAAGATCCGCATCGGCCACGGCGTCGTCACCATGCCCTTCGGCTACCAGCACCCGGTCCGCGTCGCCGAGCGCGCCGCCATGCTCGACGTGCTCTCCGGCGGACGCGTCGACATCGGCGCCGGGCGCGGCGCCACCCGCCAGGAGATGTCCATGTACGGGGTGAAGCCCGAGGACACCTACCCGCAGATGGAAGAAGCACTGCGGATCTTCTCCGCCGCCTGGCGCGAGCCGGAGTTCGAATGGCACGGCTCCATCGACATCGGCCCCGGTGCGATCCTGCCCCGCCCGGTCCAGGACCCGCACCCGCCGCTCTTCATGGCCTGCTCCAAGCACGACACCCTCAAACTCGCCGCCGAACTCGGCATCGGAGCCCTGGTGATGGGCTTCGCGGGCGCCGACGACGTCCGCGCGATGCGCAAGGTCTACGACGAGGCCATCGCCACCCGCACCGGCGAGCGCCTCGTGTCGAGCGAGGTCAACGACCACCTCTCCGCCCTCTGCCCGACCATCGTCCTCGACGACGCCGAGCGCGCGCTGCGGCTCGGCACGCGCGGCCAGCGCTTCTTCGCCGAGTCCATCGCCCACTGGTACGGCAACGCCCCCGCACCGACCGGCTACGCCGAGGACGAGGACCACGTAGGGGCGCTCGCCAAGGGCCGCGACGAGCTCGTCGCCAAGCTCCACGAGGCCAACATCCCGGCGCGGCCCGTCGACACCGGCACCTACAACGCGGAGCACGCGTACGGCAGCGCCGAGACCGCCATCGCCTACGTCGAGCAGCTGCGCGAGATCGGCGTCGACGAGGTGATGTGCCTGATCCAGATGGGCACGGTCCCGCAGGAGGCCTGCCTGGAGACCATCCGCCAGTGGGGCGAGAAGGTCATCCCGCACTTCCGTGCCCTGGAACAGGAGGCCTGA
- a CDS encoding DUF1906 domain-containing protein, whose amino-acid sequence MPTPTPTRALLSGLLGAALLISVPTATAADAATRTVEYRGLRLAVPVGWRVVDLEREPDACLRLDVPTLYLGHAGTQAECTGRAVVRRADTLHLEPLDGAPPRADIPTVGELSAPVPRTDSNELRYVLRRAGVVATVSYGDAPDTVRGILAQARTVAASLPAPALPAVAADGAKPRTGQQAFTGEGFDACTAPTQRAMDTWRAESPFGAVGIYIGGRARACAQPRLTADWVRRQADAGWHLMPLWVGPQPWHSSSTGLSTDPSEANEQGRAAAEGAVDAARSLGLGAGAVLYNDLENYTDRATWDAPVVAYLTAWTERLHELGHRSGAYVAASSGAKALSAHHHQAPDAMPDVLWVARWNGAASVTDADMGLPEGTGKWSGRRRAHQFRGDHDASYGGVTINIDRNWLDVDPSVLGPLPVPPPLS is encoded by the coding sequence ATGCCCACCCCCACCCCCACCCGAGCCCTGCTCAGCGGGCTGCTCGGCGCCGCCCTGCTGATCTCCGTGCCGACCGCCACCGCCGCAGACGCGGCCACCCGCACCGTCGAGTACCGCGGGCTCCGGCTCGCCGTCCCCGTCGGCTGGCGGGTCGTCGACCTTGAGCGGGAGCCCGACGCCTGCCTGCGACTCGATGTGCCCACCCTCTACCTCGGCCACGCCGGCACCCAGGCCGAATGCACCGGCCGCGCCGTCGTCCGCCGGGCCGACACCCTGCACCTCGAACCCCTCGACGGTGCCCCGCCGCGCGCCGACATCCCGACCGTCGGCGAGCTGTCCGCGCCCGTGCCCCGTACCGACAGCAACGAGCTGCGGTACGTCCTGCGCCGGGCCGGCGTCGTGGCCACCGTGTCCTACGGGGACGCGCCCGACACCGTACGGGGGATCCTCGCGCAAGCCCGTACGGTGGCCGCGAGCCTGCCTGCGCCCGCCCTGCCCGCCGTGGCGGCGGACGGTGCGAAGCCCCGTACCGGGCAGCAGGCCTTCACCGGCGAGGGCTTCGACGCCTGTACCGCCCCGACCCAGCGGGCCATGGACACCTGGCGCGCCGAATCGCCCTTCGGCGCCGTCGGCATCTACATCGGCGGCCGTGCCCGGGCCTGCGCCCAGCCCCGGCTCACGGCCGACTGGGTCCGGCGGCAAGCCGACGCCGGCTGGCACCTGATGCCCCTCTGGGTCGGCCCGCAGCCCTGGCACAGCTCCAGCACCGGCCTGTCCACCGATCCCTCCGAGGCGAACGAGCAGGGCCGCGCCGCCGCCGAGGGCGCGGTGGACGCCGCCCGCTCGCTGGGGCTCGGCGCGGGCGCGGTGCTCTACAACGACCTGGAGAACTACACGGACCGCGCCACCTGGGACGCCCCGGTCGTCGCCTACCTGACCGCCTGGACCGAGCGCCTGCACGAGCTGGGCCACCGCTCCGGCGCCTACGTCGCGGCGAGCTCCGGCGCCAAGGCGCTCAGCGCCCACCACCACCAGGCCCCCGACGCCATGCCGGACGTGCTGTGGGTGGCCCGCTGGAACGGCGCGGCGTCCGTGACGGACGCGGACATGGGGCTGCCCGAGGGCACCGGCAAGTGGTCCGGCCGGCGCCGGGCGCACCAGTTCCGCGGGGACCACGACGCCTCGTACGGCGGGGTCACCATCAACATCGACCGCAACTGGCTGGACGTCGACCCGTCGGTCCTCGGCCCGCTCCCGGTGCCGCCGCCCCTCAGCTAG
- a CDS encoding SDR family NAD(P)-dependent oxidoreductase: MSISLDGKVVVVTGAGRGQGAAEARLFAEAGARVVVTDVREDEGRAVAASLGDQGLYVPHDVADPASWAGVVAEAVKAFGTISALVNNAALWRTAHVEQQSLEDFETLLRVNLLGPFLGIQAVAPVLRAGGGGSIVNISSTAGLVGIPGHAAYGSTKFGLRGLTRSAALDLAGDRIRVNSVHPGAIDTPMVAEVAGRDWSHVPLGRMGRPEEVGELVLFLCSDASSYVTGTEFTVDGGMTTA, translated from the coding sequence ATGAGCATCTCCCTCGACGGGAAGGTCGTCGTCGTCACCGGAGCCGGACGCGGCCAGGGCGCGGCCGAGGCCCGCCTGTTCGCGGAAGCCGGCGCGCGGGTCGTCGTCACGGACGTACGGGAGGACGAGGGCCGGGCGGTGGCCGCCTCGCTCGGTGACCAGGGACTGTACGTACCCCACGACGTGGCCGACCCGGCGAGCTGGGCCGGGGTCGTCGCGGAGGCGGTCAAGGCCTTCGGCACGATCTCGGCACTGGTCAACAACGCGGCCTTGTGGCGCACGGCCCACGTGGAGCAGCAGTCCCTGGAGGACTTCGAGACCCTGCTGCGGGTCAACCTGCTGGGCCCCTTCCTCGGCATCCAGGCGGTGGCGCCGGTGCTGCGGGCGGGCGGGGGCGGCTCGATCGTCAACATCTCCTCCACGGCCGGGCTGGTCGGGATCCCCGGCCACGCGGCGTACGGATCGACCAAGTTCGGGCTGCGCGGGCTCACCCGGTCGGCGGCGCTGGACCTGGCCGGGGACCGGATCCGGGTCAACTCGGTGCATCCGGGGGCCATCGACACCCCGATGGTGGCGGAGGTCGCGGGCCGGGACTGGTCGCACGTACCGCTCGGGCGGATGGGACGGCCGGAGGAGGTCGGGGAGCTGGTGCTCTTCCTCTGCTCGGACGCGTCCTCGTACGTCACGGGCACGGAGTTCACCGTCGACGGCGGGATGACCACGGCATGA
- a CDS encoding acyl-CoA dehydrogenase family protein, with protein sequence MSGLEWTPEQEELRDAVRAVLARHPGHAAWAPLTAQVGAAALAVPEEYGGLGCGAAEVGVVMAELGRALSPVPYLGSAVLTVRALLAAGDEESCAKYLPALADGSLVGALAWAETPGGGVGRGGWEAADMATRAEPNGGGWLLTGTKRYVLAGPSEPSLVLVFATIGGDPDPEPEPGTGTGTGTGTEPGRRTAISPGGQGNGSPSSPGQGNGSGRLALFELTAPPAAFTPRSTVDRTRPLAELTLARTPARLLSPDGAGVLARVRDLACTALAAEQAGAAGAALEATVRYAKDRVQFGRPIGSFQAVKHRLADMYAAVESARSMALAAAAADAPPHLAAAAKSACSQAYSYVAGEMIQLHGGIGITWEHEAHEFFKRAHGSALLFGSPAEHRTRLAAELGYVRAG encoded by the coding sequence GTGAGCGGCCTGGAGTGGACGCCCGAGCAGGAGGAACTGCGGGACGCGGTACGGGCGGTGCTGGCGCGGCATCCCGGCCACGCGGCCTGGGCCCCGCTGACGGCCCAGGTGGGCGCGGCCGCGCTGGCGGTACCGGAGGAGTACGGCGGGCTGGGCTGCGGGGCCGCCGAGGTCGGGGTGGTCATGGCGGAACTGGGCCGCGCGCTGAGCCCCGTACCGTACCTGGGCTCGGCGGTGCTGACCGTACGGGCCCTGCTGGCCGCGGGCGACGAGGAGTCCTGCGCGAAGTACCTCCCGGCCCTGGCGGACGGCTCCCTGGTAGGCGCCCTGGCCTGGGCGGAAACCCCCGGCGGGGGCGTCGGGCGCGGGGGCTGGGAGGCCGCCGACATGGCCACCCGGGCGGAGCCGAACGGCGGCGGGTGGCTGCTCACGGGCACCAAGCGGTACGTGCTGGCGGGCCCGTCCGAGCCGTCCCTGGTACTGGTCTTCGCCACCATCGGCGGCGACCCCGACCCCGAGCCTGAACCCGGCACCGGCACCGGCACCGGCACCGGCACCGAGCCCGGCCGGCGCACCGCCATCAGTCCCGGCGGCCAGGGCAACGGCAGCCCTTCCTCGCCCGGCCAGGGCAACGGCAGCGGCCGGCTCGCCCTCTTCGAGCTCACCGCCCCGCCCGCGGCCTTCACCCCCCGGTCCACCGTGGACCGCACCCGGCCGCTCGCGGAGCTCACCCTCGCGCGGACCCCGGCCCGGCTGCTCTCGCCCGACGGCGCCGGAGTCCTGGCCCGGGTCCGGGACCTGGCCTGCACGGCGCTCGCCGCCGAACAGGCGGGGGCCGCCGGAGCCGCGCTGGAGGCCACGGTCCGCTACGCGAAGGACCGGGTCCAGTTCGGCCGCCCCATCGGCTCCTTCCAGGCCGTGAAGCACCGGCTCGCCGACATGTACGCGGCCGTGGAGTCGGCCCGCTCGATGGCGCTCGCCGCGGCCGCCGCCGACGCCCCGCCCCACCTGGCGGCGGCCGCCAAGTCGGCCTGCTCGCAGGCGTACTCGTACGTCGCCGGGGAGATGATCCAGCTGCACGGCGGCATCGGCATCACCTGGGAACACGAGGCCCACGAGTTCTTCAAGCGCGCCCACGGCTCCGCCCTCCTCTTCGGCTCGCCGGCCGAGCACCGGACCCGGCTCGCGGCCGAACTCGGTTACGTCAGGGCGGGCTGA
- a CDS encoding class I SAM-dependent methyltransferase, with the protein MTKRARSFDAAAALYRANRPGYPPALFDAVEELAGRSLAGARVADVGAGTGIATALLRGRGAEVLAVEPGDGMAAEFRAANPGIPVVRGDGDRLPLAGGAFDFLTYAQAWHWTDPARSVPEARRVLRPGGALALWWNDMDTTVPWVAEQDARLRTFFGATGLPTRESLEGLDVTTREVRWSRRIPLTTHLANHASHSAFLLIGEDDTRAFLDAERARLEPLFPDGTVEEHYVVTLRVAVM; encoded by the coding sequence ATGACGAAACGCGCCCGGTCCTTCGACGCCGCCGCCGCGCTCTACCGCGCGAACCGGCCCGGCTACCCGCCCGCCCTCTTCGACGCCGTCGAGGAACTCGCCGGGCGGTCGCTCGCCGGGGCGCGGGTGGCCGACGTCGGGGCGGGGACCGGGATCGCCACCGCGTTGCTGCGGGGGCGGGGCGCCGAGGTGCTCGCCGTGGAGCCGGGGGACGGGATGGCCGCCGAATTCCGGGCGGCGAACCCAGGGATCCCGGTCGTACGCGGGGACGGGGACCGGCTGCCCCTCGCCGGCGGCGCGTTCGACTTCCTCACGTACGCCCAGGCCTGGCACTGGACCGACCCCGCCCGGTCCGTCCCCGAAGCCCGCCGCGTGCTCCGGCCAGGCGGCGCGCTCGCCCTCTGGTGGAACGACATGGACACCACCGTCCCCTGGGTCGCCGAGCAGGACGCACGGCTCCGTACCTTCTTCGGGGCGACCGGGCTGCCCACCCGCGAGTCCCTGGAAGGGCTCGACGTCACCACCCGCGAGGTGCGGTGGTCCCGGCGGATCCCGCTGACCACGCACCTCGCCAACCACGCCAGCCACTCCGCCTTCCTGCTGATCGGCGAGGACGACACCCGCGCGTTCCTCGACGCCGAACGCGCCCGGCTGGAGCCCCTCTTCCCCGACGGCACCGTCGAGGAGCACTACGTCGTCACGCTCAGGGTCGCCGTCATGTGA
- a CDS encoding pyridoxamine 5'-phosphate oxidase family protein, with the protein MTTNNWAAFEKAEPKFAAAVQARFAQYPHHVLATLRKDGSPRVAGLNVDIRGGELWLGMMAGSMKARDLQRDPRFALHTNPGAGEEMPDGDVRISGRALEQVDPPELHRYAEETDTPHPFHLFHVDLTEVVHIGVEGDDLVIRSWTPAHGLRTIRRGNDDEPPREDPAS; encoded by the coding sequence ATGACGACGAACAACTGGGCAGCGTTCGAAAAGGCGGAACCGAAGTTCGCGGCGGCGGTTCAGGCCCGCTTCGCGCAGTACCCGCACCACGTCCTGGCCACCCTGCGCAAGGACGGCTCACCCCGGGTGGCCGGGCTGAACGTCGACATCCGCGGCGGGGAGCTGTGGCTCGGCATGATGGCGGGCTCCATGAAGGCCAGGGACCTCCAGCGCGACCCGCGGTTCGCCCTCCACACGAACCCGGGCGCGGGTGAGGAGATGCCGGACGGGGACGTACGGATCTCCGGGCGCGCGCTGGAGCAGGTCGACCCGCCCGAGCTGCACCGGTACGCGGAGGAGACGGACACCCCGCACCCCTTCCACCTCTTCCACGTCGACCTGACCGAGGTGGTCCACATCGGCGTGGAGGGCGACGACCTCGTCATCCGCTCGTGGACCCCGGCGCACGGCCTGCGCACCATCCGCCGGGGCAATGACGACGAGCCGCCGCGCGAGGATCCGGCTAGCTGA
- a CDS encoding FadD3 family acyl-CoA ligase, translating to MPPAPPQSPPPVPQPAPPLPPPATLARLPEYAAAVYGDREALADGEVRWTFARLAVEIAAAARAAIAHGVRPGDRVAIWAPNSRQWIAAALGAVGAGAVLVPVNTRYKPAEAADIIRRSGARVLFTERGFLGTDYVRDLHTSGEDLGALTSTVVLRGGTGPGSWEAYLAAGDSVTEAERLARADRIRPEDLSDILYTSGTTGRSKGVMTTHGQTLRLYASWSELVTLRPGDRYLLVNPFFHTFGYKAGVLACLLRGVTMLPEAVYDTDRVLARMAAERVTCLMGPPTVFHGLIRHPALASHDLSALRLAGTGAASVPTALVEQIREVLGAPDVFTAYGLTESGGVVSVCPTDADAWTVAHTVGLPLPDTEVRIASPLGEVLPAGEPGEVQVRGYHVTPGYLDDPASTAEAVLPGGWLRTGDIGVLDGRGYLSITDRLKDMYVVGGFNAYPAEVENVLLTHPAVTDAAVVGAPDERLGEVGVAYVVTAGPPVTAAELTAWARERLANFKVPRRFHLVPELPRNAGGKLLKTELRRAARGEGS from the coding sequence ATGCCACCGGCACCGCCACAGTCACCGCCACCGGTCCCACAGCCGGCACCGCCACTGCCACCGCCCGCCACGCTCGCCCGGCTCCCCGAGTACGCCGCCGCCGTGTACGGGGACCGCGAGGCGCTCGCCGACGGGGAGGTCCGCTGGACCTTCGCCCGGCTGGCCGTCGAGATCGCCGCCGCCGCCCGCGCGGCCATCGCGCACGGTGTCCGGCCCGGCGACCGGGTGGCGATCTGGGCCCCGAACAGCCGCCAGTGGATCGCCGCCGCGCTGGGCGCGGTCGGCGCGGGCGCGGTCCTCGTACCGGTCAACACCCGCTACAAGCCCGCCGAGGCGGCCGACATCATCCGGCGCAGCGGCGCCCGCGTGCTCTTCACCGAGCGCGGCTTCCTCGGCACCGACTACGTCCGTGACCTGCACACCTCCGGCGAGGACCTCGGCGCCCTCACCTCCACCGTCGTCCTGCGCGGCGGGACGGGCCCCGGGTCCTGGGAGGCGTACCTGGCCGCCGGGGATTCCGTCACCGAGGCGGAGCGGCTCGCCCGCGCCGACCGGATCCGCCCCGAGGACCTCAGTGACATCCTGTACACCTCCGGCACCACCGGCCGCTCCAAGGGCGTCATGACCACCCACGGCCAGACCCTGCGGCTCTACGCCTCCTGGTCCGAGCTGGTCACCCTGCGCCCCGGGGACCGGTACCTGCTGGTCAACCCCTTCTTCCACACCTTCGGCTACAAGGCCGGGGTCCTCGCGTGCCTGCTGCGCGGGGTCACGATGCTCCCCGAGGCCGTCTACGACACCGACCGCGTCCTGGCCCGGATGGCCGCCGAGCGGGTGACCTGCCTGATGGGCCCCCCGACGGTCTTCCACGGCCTGATCCGGCACCCCGCCCTCGCCTCGCACGACCTGTCGGCGCTGCGGCTGGCCGGGACCGGGGCGGCCTCCGTCCCCACCGCCCTCGTCGAGCAGATCCGCGAAGTGCTCGGCGCGCCCGACGTGTTCACCGCGTACGGGCTGACGGAGTCCGGCGGGGTCGTCTCCGTCTGCCCCACCGACGCGGACGCCTGGACGGTCGCCCACACCGTGGGCCTGCCGCTGCCCGACACCGAGGTACGGATCGCCTCCCCGCTCGGCGAGGTGCTGCCGGCCGGGGAGCCGGGCGAGGTGCAGGTCCGCGGCTACCACGTCACCCCCGGCTACCTCGACGACCCGGCCTCCACCGCCGAGGCCGTGCTGCCCGGCGGCTGGCTGCGCACCGGGGACATCGGCGTCCTGGACGGGCGCGGCTACCTCTCGATCACCGACCGGCTGAAGGACATGTACGTGGTCGGCGGGTTCAACGCCTACCCGGCGGAAGTGGAGAACGTCCTGCTGACCCATCCCGCCGTCACCGACGCGGCCGTGGTCGGGGCCCCGGACGAGCGGCTCGGCGAGGTGGGGGTGGCCTACGTGGTCACGGCCGGGCCGCCCGTCACGGCCGCCGAGCTGACGGCCTGGGCCCGCGAACGCCTGGCCAACTTCAAGGTGCCCAGGCGCTTCCACCTCGTACCGGAGCTCCCGCGCAACGCCGGCGGCAAGCTGCTGAAGACCGAGCTGCGGCGCGCGGCGCGGGGGGAGGGCTCGTGA
- a CDS encoding PadR family transcriptional regulator, with amino-acid sequence MRCVAEEKADESNKRALPATSWAVLGLLSFGEELSGYDLKKWSDWSLRFFYWSPSFSQIYSELKRLEKAGYASSRLVTQETGTRDKRVYRITDEGMTAVREWAREAPVDPPALKHGPMLRLWLGHLLEPEQMREVLGRHQEFAEKMRRRAVADVEGAKDESAWAYPTLTLKWAERYYASERDLAAAMLEDIEALAAGRGERGELGKRP; translated from the coding sequence CTGCGCTGCGTGGCAGAAGAGAAGGCAGACGAGTCGAACAAGCGAGCACTCCCCGCGACCAGCTGGGCGGTGCTCGGGCTGCTCTCCTTCGGGGAGGAGCTCTCCGGCTACGACCTGAAGAAGTGGTCGGACTGGTCGCTGCGCTTCTTCTACTGGAGCCCGTCCTTCAGCCAGATCTACAGCGAGCTCAAGCGCCTGGAGAAGGCCGGCTACGCCTCTTCACGGCTCGTCACCCAGGAGACCGGCACCCGCGACAAGCGGGTGTACCGGATCACCGACGAAGGCATGACGGCCGTACGGGAATGGGCCCGCGAGGCCCCGGTCGACCCGCCCGCGCTCAAGCACGGGCCGATGCTGCGACTGTGGCTGGGCCACCTGCTGGAGCCGGAGCAGATGCGGGAAGTCCTGGGCCGGCACCAGGAGTTCGCGGAGAAGATGCGGCGTCGGGCGGTGGCCGACGTGGAGGGCGCGAAGGACGAGTCGGCCTGGGCCTACCCGACGCTCACCCTCAAGTGGGCCGAGCGGTACTACGCCTCCGAGCGCGACCTCGCGGCCGCCATGCTGGAGGACATCGAGGCACTGGCCGCCGGGCGGGGCGAGCGCGGCGAGCTCGGCAAGCGCCCGTAG